The Apibacter raozihei DNA segment TTTACCTTTCTGAAGGAAAAGGAGAATTTACTATCAATGGAAAAGATTATAAAGTGTATTTCCCTACAGAAGTATTACAATATAAAATTACTCAACCGTTTTTACTAACTGAAACTTTAGGTCAGTATGACATTAAAGTTAATGTTTTCGGAGGAGGAGTTACAGGACAGGCTGAAGCAATCAGACTAGCTGTATCCAGAGCTTTAGTATCTATCAGTGAAGAGAACAAAGCAGTATTGAAACCAGAAGGGCTTCTTACCAGAGACCCAAGAATGGTAGAAAGAAAGAAATTTGGT contains these protein-coding regions:
- the rpsI gene encoding 30S ribosomal protein S9 codes for the protein MAVTHKIGRRKTSVARVYLSEGKGEFTINGKDYKVYFPTEVLQYKITQPFLLTETLGQYDIKVNVFGGGVTGQAEAIRLAVSRALVSISEENKAVLKPEGLLTRDPRMVERKKFGQKKARKRFQFSKR